A stretch of the Candidatus Dormiibacterota bacterium genome encodes the following:
- a CDS encoding NAD(P)/FAD-dependent oxidoreductase, with protein sequence MSPGNPEVVIIGAGPAGLTAAYVLSRRGITSTTLEADDVVGGIARTVERDGWRFDIGGHRFFTKVPPVERLWLDILGEENFLLRPRMSRIYYRGSMFDYPLRAFNALEGLGLVEAARCFLSYFWARLHPPRDQTSFEGWTAARFGWRLYRIFFKTYTEKVWGMPATEIQADWAAQRIKHLSLMKAVMNAVLPRRNQKDITSLIEEFHYPKYGPGMMWEYARDKVERAGSTVHMSAPALAVHHHDGRVCGVTARVDGQPVRLPATDVVSSMPLGELVLAMDPPAPPAVQQAARALRHRDFLTVAIVVPEEHSFPDNWIYIHDPSVNVGRIQNFGSWSPYLVKDGKTCLGLEFFVTEGDPLWAAPDGELIALAKRELEKLDLVAADRCEAGYVVRMPKAYPLYDATYRASVETIRRWLEEQVAGVHPVGRNGMHKYNNQDHSMYTALLSVENILGARHDVWSVNVEEEYHEEAGGDGDVGDLQLTGSPVPGPTALTSRR encoded by the coding sequence GTGAGCCCCGGGAATCCGGAGGTCGTCATCATCGGGGCCGGGCCCGCCGGGCTCACCGCCGCCTACGTGCTGAGCCGCCGCGGCATCACGTCGACGACGCTGGAGGCCGACGACGTGGTCGGCGGCATCGCCCGCACCGTCGAGCGCGACGGCTGGCGCTTCGACATCGGCGGCCATCGCTTCTTCACCAAGGTGCCGCCCGTGGAGAGGCTGTGGCTGGACATCCTCGGCGAGGAGAACTTCCTGCTGCGACCGCGGATGAGCCGCATCTACTACCGCGGCAGCATGTTCGACTATCCGCTGCGCGCGTTCAACGCGCTCGAGGGACTGGGTCTCGTCGAGGCGGCGCGCTGCTTCCTCTCGTACTTCTGGGCGCGCCTCCATCCACCCCGGGACCAGACGTCGTTCGAGGGGTGGACGGCCGCGCGCTTCGGCTGGCGCCTGTACCGCATCTTCTTCAAGACGTACACGGAGAAGGTGTGGGGGATGCCGGCGACGGAGATCCAGGCGGACTGGGCGGCCCAGCGCATCAAGCACCTGTCGCTGATGAAGGCGGTGATGAACGCCGTCCTCCCCCGGCGCAACCAGAAGGACATCACCAGCCTCATCGAGGAGTTCCACTACCCCAAGTACGGCCCCGGGATGATGTGGGAGTACGCCAGGGACAAGGTGGAGAGGGCGGGCTCGACGGTGCACATGAGCGCGCCGGCGCTCGCCGTCCACCACCACGACGGCCGGGTGTGCGGCGTGACCGCGCGCGTCGACGGTCAGCCGGTGCGGCTGCCCGCCACCGACGTCGTCTCCTCGATGCCGCTCGGCGAGCTGGTGCTGGCGATGGATCCCCCGGCGCCGCCCGCCGTGCAGCAGGCGGCGCGCGCCCTGCGCCACCGCGACTTCCTCACCGTGGCGATCGTGGTGCCGGAGGAGCACAGCTTCCCCGACAACTGGATCTACATCCACGACCCCAGCGTCAACGTCGGCCGCATCCAGAACTTCGGCTCCTGGTCGCCGTACCTGGTGAAGGACGGAAAGACCTGCCTGGGCCTGGAGTTCTTCGTCACCGAGGGCGACCCGCTCTGGGCCGCGCCCGACGGCGAGCTGATCGCGCTCGCCAAGCGCGAGCTGGAGAAGCTCGACCTGGTGGCCGCCGACCGCTGCGAGGCGGGATACGTGGTGCGCATGCCCAAGGCGTACCCGCTCTACGACGCCACCTACAGGGCCAGCGTCGAGACCATCCGCCGCTGGTTGGAGGAGCAGGTGGCGGGCGTGCACCCGGTGGGGCGCAACGGCATGCACAAGTACAACAACCAGGACCACTCCATGTACACCGCGCTGCTGTCGGTCGAGAACATCCTCGGCGCCCGCCACGACGTCTGGTCGGTCAACGTCGAGGAGGAGTACCACGAGGAGGCCGGCGGCGACGGCGACGTGGGTGACCTGCAGCTGACCGGCTCTCCGGTCCCGGGCCCGACCGCCCTCACCTCGCGGCGCTGA